TAAAGTACAAGTAGTTCCTATGGCATGGGATGGAATTATTCCTAGTCTATTGGCTAAAAAGATTGATCTCATTTACTCTGGAATGACAATTACTGAGGAAAGAAAACAGCAGGTTGATTTTTCTGATGTTTATTGGGTAGTTAATCAAGCGATAGCCGCTCGTGAAGGTGAAAATTTGGATATTGATAGTTTTAAAGCAGGAAAATATACTGTTGGAACCCAAAGAAGTTGTACCGCAGCCATGTGGATCGAGGATAATTTAGTAAAAACCGGGATTCTTCCCAAGGATAACCTCAAACTTTATGATAATTTCCCCTTGGCGGTAAATGATTTGATTAATGGTCGAGTTCAGGTGGCTATGATGGATGAACCGGTTGTATCCAAAGCGATTGCTGGAAAACCACTGGTAAAAATTGGAGTGATAAGTACGGGAGAAGAGTACGGAATCGCTGTCCGTAAAGAAGACACCGATTTAAAAGAAAAACTGAATGAAGGTTTAAAAAAGTTGATGGCTTCTCCTTTTTGGGAAGAACTTATGGTCAAATATGAGATGAAGTAATAAAAAGTTGGGAATATAAAAGTTTGGTAGGGAGCAGGGATGAAGATTCTTGCTCCCTATTTTTTTCCAATGGTAAAAAACTTAGATTACCATTCACTCTAACTCATTTATAAAGTATAATCACTTTCAGTTATTCACGACATCGAGAAATTTTTAGTTGAGGTGGAACCATTGCAGGCGGTGATTGAGTCGTTTCCCTATATCATTTCTGGTATGGGTGTGACCCTTGGATTGGTTGGATTGGCATTGGCATTGGGTTTGATGGTAGGCATCCCAATGGCAGTTGGGCAGGTTTATGGAGGAAAGTGGACCGGGAAACTCATTGCTTTTTACGTCTGGATTTTTCGGGGACTTCCCAACTTGGTTTTATTATTTCTCTTTTATTTTGGAATATTTCCTCTTATGGGTTTGAATGTTTCGGCTTTTTTTATTGGTGCACTGGCTTTGGGCTTAAGAAGTGCTGCTTATCAAACTGAAATATTTCGAGGAGCCATTTTGTCTCTCGGCGAAGGACAAATGTTAGCGGCCCGGTCGCTGGGCATGAGTGAAAACCAAGCCATATTTAATATAATACTTCCCCAGGCACTCCGAATAGCTTTGCCAGGATGGTCAAATGAATACCCAATTTTACTCACTGATTCATCAGTTTGTTACGCGATAGGTGTCATGGAAATTATGACCCGGGGAAATCAAATGGTTACTCGAACCTATCAACCTATGCCAATTTATTTTGCTTGTGCTTTAATATTTATTTTAATGAATTATGGTGGATTAAGTCTTTTTCATGCACTAGAAAAACGGGTACATGTCCCCGGTTTTGGAAGTAGTGATCAATCATGACCGATTCAAAATATGTCCTTATCGTTGAAGATATCCATAAATCTTTTGGAGAAACTGAAGTATTGCGTGGCGTCTCGTTCCAAGTTGCCAGAGGAGAGACTCTGGTTTTTATTGGACCCTCGGGAACAGGAAAAAGCACTCTGTTGCGATGTGTTAATCAATTGACCGTTCCTGACCGTGGGAAAGTATGGCTCAATGGTGAAGAAGTAGTCCATTCCCATGGGAAAATAAACCTTTATCGCCAAAAAATGGGGATGGTTTTTCAAAATTTTTACTTATTTGACCACCTTACTGCTTTGGGGAATGTTGAAATATCCTTGCTGAAAGTTAAAAAAATGAACAAAAAAGAAGCCAAAGAAAAAGCCATGCATGAGTTGGAACGGGTTGGCATGGTACAAAAAGCTAATTTTTATCCAGCCGAGCTATCTGGAGGACAGGCTCAAAGGGTTTCTATAGCTCGCGCCTTGGCAATGGATCCGGAAGTAATGCTATTTGATGAACCAACCTCGGCTTTAGATCCGGAGTTAACCGGAGAAGTCCTGGATGTGATGAAAAATCTGGCTCGTGCTGGAATGACCATGCTAGTTGTCACTCATGAAATGGGGTTTGCTTCATCGGTAGCCAATCAGATTCTGTTTTTGGAAGATGGAGTTATTCTGGAAAGAGGAACACCGGAAAAAATTTTTTATCGGCCTGAGTTTGAGCGGACTCAAAAATTTCTTAGTAAAATGACCGAACTTTATGGTGACCTGGGTCAAAAAAATGG
This sequence is a window from Candidatus Atribacteria bacterium ADurb.Bin276. Protein-coding genes within it:
- the hisM gene encoding Histidine transport system permease protein HisM, whose translation is MQAVIESFPYIISGMGVTLGLVGLALALGLMVGIPMAVGQVYGGKWTGKLIAFYVWIFRGLPNLVLLFLFYFGIFPLMGLNVSAFFIGALALGLRSAAYQTEIFRGAILSLGEGQMLAARSLGMSENQAIFNIILPQALRIALPGWSNEYPILLTDSSVCYAIGVMEIMTRGNQMVTRTYQPMPIYFACALIFILMNYGGLSLFHALEKRVHVPGFGSSDQS
- the glnQ_1 gene encoding Glutamine transport ATP-binding protein GlnQ, translating into MTDSKYVLIVEDIHKSFGETEVLRGVSFQVARGETLVFIGPSGTGKSTLLRCVNQLTVPDRGKVWLNGEEVVHSHGKINLYRQKMGMVFQNFYLFDHLTALGNVEISLLKVKKMNKKEAKEKAMHELERVGMVQKANFYPAELSGGQAQRVSIARALAMDPEVMLFDEPTSALDPELTGEVLDVMKNLARAGMTMLVVTHEMGFASSVANQILFLEDGVILERGTPEKIFYRPEFERTQKFLSKMTELYGDLGQKNG
- the argT gene encoding Lysine-arginine-ornithine-binding periplasmic protein precursor; its protein translation is MKGKIFFFVVTALLISLALGSTVLANEEKTYIVGIDGDYYPFSFIDKDGSPAGFDVESIQWIANEMGFKVQVVPMAWDGIIPSLLAKKIDLIYSGMTITEERKQQVDFSDVYWVVNQAIAAREGENLDIDSFKAGKYTVGTQRSCTAAMWIEDNLVKTGILPKDNLKLYDNFPLAVNDLINGRVQVAMMDEPVVSKAIAGKPLVKIGVISTGEEYGIAVRKEDTDLKEKLNEGLKKLMASPFWEELMVKYEMK